In a single window of the Gossypium hirsutum isolate 1008001.06 chromosome A13, Gossypium_hirsutum_v2.1, whole genome shotgun sequence genome:
- the LOC107893983 gene encoding serine/arginine-rich splicing factor SC35: MSHFGSSGPPDISDTYSLLILNITFRTTADDLFPLFDKYGKVVDIFIPKDRRTGDSRGFAFVRYKYADEAQKAVDRLDGRVVDGREITVQFAKYGPNAERIHKGRIVESAPRSGHRSRSRSPRRRHRDDHYRDRDYRRSRSRSHDRYERDRYRGKDKDSRRRSRSRSASPDYSKGRGRGRYDDDRRSVSRSISASPARRSPSPRKSTSPRKSPPRGESPDRRSRDGRSPSRRSVSPRGRLADSRSPSPQNSDVDE, translated from the exons ATGTCTCACTTCGGAAGTTCAGGGCCGCCCGACATTAGCGATACTTACTCTCTTCTCATCCTCAACATCACCTTTC gcACCACTGCTGATGATTTGTTTCCGCTTTTCGACAAGTACGGCAAGGTGGTCGACATCTTCATTCCCAAAGATCGAAG GACCGGTGATTCTCGAGGTTTTGCATTTGTTCGCTACAAGTATGCGGATGAGGCACAAAAAGCTGTGGATAGGCTCGATG GGAGAGTCGTTGATGGTCGGGAAATAACAGTTCAGTTTGCAAAATACGGGCCTAATGCAGAGAGGAT TCACAAAGGAAGGATAGTTGAATCAGCACCAAGATCAGGGCACAGGTCAAGAAGCCGCAGTCCTCGCAGAAG GCACCGTGATGACCATTACAGAGATAGGGATTATAGAAGAAGTCGTAGTAGAAGTCACGACAGGTATGAACGTGATCGCTATCGTGGGAAAGACAAAGATTCTCGGCGCCGTAGCAGGAGTCGCAGTGCTAGTCCTGACTATTCTAAAGGCCGAGGAAGAGGCCGCTATGATGATGATAGGCGGAGTGTTAGTCGATCGATAAG TGCTTCTCCTGCTCGCCGCAGCCCTAGTCCTCGGAAGAGTACTTCCCCTCGTAAGTCTCCCCCTAGGGGTGAAAGTCCTGATAGACGTAGCCGTGATGGACGATCTCCAAGTCGTCGAAGTGTTTCACCACGAGGCCGTCTAGCTGATTCTCGGAGTCCATCTCCTCAAAACTCCGATGTTGAT GAATGA